The Thermogemmatispora onikobensis genome has a window encoding:
- a CDS encoding NAD/NADP octopine/nopaline dehydrogenase family protein, which yields MATIAVLGGGNGGFAAAAHLTALGERVHLYSRSAETLRVARERGGIAYSGAAGEGLAPVACLTNDLAEALAGAELVMLCVPATAFADLARALAPLLAQAGGPPLLLNPGNTGGSLVFRRLLIEAGCADPPPIAETNTLTYICRKQGEGEVYISSLVQHVRLATLPASAVETLWPLLSRLYPSLRPVEHVLVTALSNVNAVLHPPGMVLSAAWIEHSGGDFRYYYDAGTPAVAQVMADLDRERLAVAAAWGLALEPFPKLFADLGSTSPEAGASGSFLRMLRESAPNQFIKAPASLDSRYLHEDIPFGLVPMSELGRALGVATPVMDALVTLASSMNRRDYRATGWGLARLGLPPVREAALALLR from the coding sequence ATGGCAACCATTGCAGTGCTCGGCGGAGGCAATGGGGGCTTCGCCGCTGCCGCTCATCTCACTGCTCTCGGTGAGCGAGTTCACCTGTACAGCCGTTCAGCGGAGACGCTGCGGGTGGCGCGCGAGCGCGGCGGTATTGCCTACAGTGGCGCTGCTGGCGAGGGTCTGGCGCCGGTGGCCTGTCTGACCAACGACCTGGCCGAGGCGCTGGCTGGGGCTGAGCTGGTGATGCTCTGCGTGCCGGCCACGGCCTTCGCCGATCTGGCGCGGGCCCTCGCGCCCTTGCTGGCCCAGGCCGGCGGGCCGCCCTTGCTACTCAATCCCGGCAATACTGGCGGCAGCCTGGTCTTCCGCCGCTTGCTCATCGAGGCCGGCTGTGCTGACCCGCCGCCTATCGCTGAGACCAATACGCTGACCTACATTTGCCGGAAGCAGGGTGAGGGAGAGGTCTATATTTCTTCACTGGTGCAGCACGTGCGTCTGGCCACCCTGCCGGCTTCGGCGGTCGAGACGCTTTGGCCGCTGCTGAGCCGCCTCTATCCCTCGCTGCGACCGGTGGAGCATGTGCTGGTGACGGCCCTGAGCAACGTCAATGCAGTGCTGCACCCGCCAGGGATGGTGTTGAGTGCGGCCTGGATCGAGCACAGCGGCGGCGATTTTCGCTACTACTACGACGCTGGCACGCCGGCGGTGGCCCAGGTGATGGCCGACCTTGACCGCGAGCGCCTGGCCGTGGCCGCGGCCTGGGGCCTGGCTTTGGAGCCTTTTCCCAAGCTGTTCGCCGATCTCGGCTCGACTTCGCCGGAGGCGGGGGCCAGCGGCTCGTTTCTACGCATGTTGCGTGAAAGTGCCCCCAATCAATTTATTAAGGCGCCCGCCAGCCTGGATAGCCGCTATCTGCATGAGGATATTCCCTTTGGTCTGGTGCCGATGAGCGAGCTGGGGCGGGCCTTGGGTGTGGCGACGCCGGTCATGGACGCGCTGGTGACGTTGGCCTCTTCTATGAACCGGCGCGATTACCGGGCTACGGGCTGGGGACTGGCGCGTTTGGGTCTGCCGCCTGTGCGTGAGGCGGCGCTGGCGTTGCTCCGCTGA
- a CDS encoding amidohydrolase family protein — MADLLLRRARLALEQVAGPDPVDILIRSGQIAALAPSPTVAESDIPVLDVAGRLVLPGLVEGHIHLDKALTRDRILNRSGTLAEAIRCNLTLSSSVSEEDIVERATATALWALRCGTTMLRTHVNVDPQIELRGLHALLRVRERLRSLLDIEIVALPNRLLGEQGRRGRELLAAALEEGADAIGGTPLVEEDQRGLIDEVFRLARRYGRPLDLHIDESESPVDFVLPYLAERTLQEGYEGRVVAGHCCSLAAVDDATAARTIELVAQARIAVATLPATNLYLQGRRDRQPIRRGITRVKELLAAGVTVFCGSDNIKDMFNPFGSPDLLQMAQLLGYVAQMGSPEEQRWLLESITTQAATALGRQAGLGVGEPADLVVLDCQRREDILSDLPARLYVIKRGRIVWSTPGAGLDPLAQEAR, encoded by the coding sequence ATGGCTGATTTACTGCTGCGTCGGGCGCGCCTGGCGTTGGAGCAGGTCGCCGGGCCTGACCCTGTGGATATTTTGATTCGCTCCGGTCAGATCGCGGCTCTGGCTCCCAGCCCGACGGTCGCCGAGAGCGACATTCCTGTCCTCGATGTGGCTGGACGCCTGGTGCTGCCGGGCCTGGTTGAGGGCCACATTCACCTTGATAAGGCTCTGACCCGCGATCGCATTCTCAATCGCTCGGGGACGCTGGCCGAGGCCATCCGCTGCAATCTGACGCTGTCGTCGAGCGTCAGCGAGGAGGATATTGTGGAGCGGGCGACGGCCACGGCACTGTGGGCCCTGCGCTGCGGGACGACGATGCTGCGCACCCACGTCAATGTCGATCCGCAGATCGAGCTGCGCGGCCTCCATGCCCTGCTGCGGGTGCGCGAGCGGCTGCGCTCGTTGCTGGATATTGAGATTGTAGCCCTGCCCAATCGCTTGCTGGGAGAGCAGGGACGGCGCGGGCGCGAGCTGCTGGCGGCAGCCCTGGAGGAGGGGGCCGATGCGATTGGCGGTACTCCGCTAGTCGAGGAGGATCAGCGTGGGTTGATCGACGAGGTTTTTCGTCTGGCCCGGCGCTATGGCCGTCCTCTGGATCTGCACATCGATGAGTCGGAGTCGCCTGTCGATTTCGTGCTGCCCTATCTGGCGGAGCGCACGCTGCAGGAGGGCTACGAGGGTCGGGTGGTGGCCGGTCATTGTTGCTCGCTGGCGGCGGTTGACGATGCCACCGCGGCGCGCACCATCGAGCTGGTGGCGCAGGCGCGCATCGCGGTAGCGACTTTGCCGGCGACCAATCTCTACCTGCAGGGTCGTCGTGATCGCCAGCCGATTCGCCGCGGGATCACGCGCGTCAAGGAGCTGCTGGCGGCGGGGGTGACGGTCTTCTGTGGCTCGGACAACATCAAGGATATGTTTAACCCCTTTGGCAGCCCCGATCTGCTTCAGATGGCGCAGCTGCTTGGCTATGTCGCGCAAATGGGCAGCCCCGAGGAACAGCGCTGGCTGCTGGAGAGCATTACGACGCAGGCGGCTACAGCACTGGGTCGGCAGGCCGGGCTAGGTGTGGGAGAGCCTGCCGATCTGGTGGTGCTTGACTGCCAGCGTCGCGAGGATATTCTATCGGATCTGCCCGCCCGTCTCTATGTGATCAAGCGCGGGCGCATCGTCTGGTCAACCCCTGGGGCTGGACTTGATCCGCTGGCGCAGGAGGCGCGTTGA
- the dpsA gene encoding dipicolinate synthase subunit DpsA, with the protein MMGAAAAGNERGEERPGLSGLQVAVIGGDGRELEVLKGLLAEGASVRACGCPPAAAEIMGWPQCRTLAEAIAGSDVIIAPVPVIAPDGSLYAPQWPEPLFLDATALAEAKPGALLLIGTSTPQLNALAQERGLRIQEYGDDDELMILRAPTIAEGAIGLTIANTEVSIHDAQALVVGFGRIGFTLTRLLLNMGAHVRVAARNPVQRARAWELGARPLPLEELATAVADCDMVFNTVPALVLTRAVLEQMRRDVFVLDIASAPGGTDFEAARELGIKAMLGRGLGSRAPRTAGRSQWQGLRKLILAALPSLRRGERHG; encoded by the coding sequence ATGATGGGAGCAGCAGCAGCAGGCAATGAGAGAGGCGAAGAGCGACCTGGACTGAGCGGACTGCAGGTCGCCGTGATCGGAGGCGATGGGCGCGAGCTGGAGGTGTTGAAAGGTCTGCTGGCCGAGGGGGCTAGCGTGCGGGCCTGCGGCTGTCCGCCGGCGGCAGCCGAGATCATGGGGTGGCCCCAGTGCCGGACGCTGGCCGAGGCCATTGCCGGCAGCGATGTCATCATTGCTCCGGTGCCGGTGATCGCCCCGGATGGGAGCCTCTACGCGCCTCAGTGGCCGGAGCCGCTTTTTTTGGATGCGACGGCCCTGGCCGAGGCGAAGCCGGGGGCGCTTTTGTTGATCGGTACCAGTACGCCGCAGTTGAATGCGCTGGCGCAAGAGCGCGGCTTGCGCATTCAGGAGTACGGCGATGACGATGAGCTGATGATTCTGCGGGCGCCGACGATTGCTGAGGGGGCCATCGGTCTGACCATCGCCAATACGGAGGTATCCATCCACGATGCCCAGGCGCTGGTGGTTGGCTTCGGGCGCATCGGCTTTACGTTGACGCGGCTGTTGCTGAATATGGGGGCTCATGTGCGTGTGGCGGCGCGTAATCCGGTGCAGCGCGCGCGGGCCTGGGAGTTGGGAGCGCGTCCTCTGCCGCTGGAGGAGCTGGCGACGGCGGTGGCTGACTGTGATATGGTCTTCAATACGGTGCCGGCCCTGGTGCTGACACGCGCGGTGCTGGAGCAGATGCGACGCGATGTTTTTGTGCTGGATATCGCTTCGGCCCCGGGGGGCACTGATTTTGAGGCGGCGCGCGAGCTGGGCATCAAGGCGATGCTGGGGCGTGGTCTTGGCAGCCGGGCCCCGCGGACCGCCGGACGCAGTCAGTGGCAGGGACTGCGTAAGCTGATTTTGGCAGCTCTGCCCAGCCTGCGACGAGGTGAGAGGCATGGCTGA
- a CDS encoding 2-hydroxymuconate tautomerase → MPVVIIEMYPGRTPEQKRALVKAITEAMVEHAGARPDHLHVILHEVAPENWALAGRLGTERDSASGLPGSGGDTPSTPEKGGG, encoded by the coding sequence ATGCCAGTCGTGATCATCGAGATGTATCCGGGGCGCACGCCCGAGCAGAAGCGAGCCTTAGTGAAGGCGATCACGGAGGCAATGGTCGAGCATGCTGGGGCACGCCCCGATCATCTGCATGTCATTTTGCACGAGGTCGCACCGGAAAACTGGGCCCTGGCCGGGCGCCTGGGGACTGAACGCGACTCGGCCAGCGGCCTCCCCGGCAGCGGTGGCGACACGCCATCTACGCCGGAGAAAGGAGGAGGCTAA
- a CDS encoding mandelate racemase/muconate lactonizing enzyme family protein, with protein MKITGYRCYLVTLPSRRVHNWASKMETPIGSHLLLRLETDEGLIGWGEAPAIATWGGAHMTYFGETPRTVHHIIADYLFPVIVGHSPLEIGPLHAAMDRVVKGHPYAKAAVDMALYDLAGQALGVPVYQLLGGAYRDRLPIAHSLGIMENRQAVAEAERAVAEGARTIKAKTGLDPARDIELVRLLREALGPGIQIRVDANEGYRSVSEAVRVTRAMQSFDLAFTEQPVADVEALALIARQVAVPVMADESAWTPQDILRIHALQAAELISLYVTKPGGLFRAREVAAVAEAVGLRCDIGGSIEMGVGNAANLHLGAATRIAELASVCPVSRPAEALDGQIAGVYYLDDIISEPLAYEDGAVLVPQRPGLGVQVDERKLAKYAVAL; from the coding sequence GTGAAGATTACTGGTTATCGCTGCTATCTGGTGACCTTGCCGTCGCGCCGGGTCCATAACTGGGCGAGTAAGATGGAGACGCCGATCGGGAGCCATCTCCTGCTGCGCCTGGAGACCGATGAGGGCTTGATCGGCTGGGGTGAGGCGCCGGCCATCGCGACCTGGGGCGGCGCTCATATGACCTATTTCGGCGAGACGCCGCGGACGGTGCACCACATCATCGCCGATTATCTGTTCCCGGTCATCGTCGGCCACTCGCCGTTAGAGATCGGCCCGCTGCATGCGGCGATGGATCGGGTGGTCAAGGGCCATCCCTATGCGAAGGCGGCGGTTGATATGGCGCTCTACGATCTGGCCGGTCAGGCGCTGGGGGTGCCGGTCTACCAGCTGCTCGGCGGGGCTTATCGCGATCGCCTGCCGATCGCTCACAGCCTGGGTATTATGGAGAACCGTCAGGCGGTGGCAGAGGCCGAGCGCGCGGTCGCCGAGGGTGCGCGCACCATTAAGGCCAAGACGGGTCTTGATCCGGCGCGCGACATCGAGCTGGTGCGCCTGCTGCGCGAGGCTCTGGGTCCTGGAATTCAGATTCGCGTCGATGCCAACGAGGGCTATCGCTCGGTGAGTGAGGCGGTCCGGGTGACACGCGCGATGCAGTCCTTCGATCTGGCCTTCACCGAGCAGCCGGTGGCTGATGTTGAGGCGCTCGCTCTCATTGCGCGTCAGGTGGCGGTGCCGGTGATGGCGGACGAGAGCGCCTGGACACCGCAGGATATTCTGCGCATTCACGCCTTGCAGGCTGCTGAGCTGATCTCGCTCTACGTCACCAAGCCAGGGGGCCTCTTCCGCGCGCGCGAGGTGGCGGCGGTCGCCGAGGCTGTTGGCCTGCGCTGCGATATCGGTGGCTCGATCGAGATGGGTGTGGGCAATGCGGCGAATCTGCACCTGGGAGCGGCGACGCGCATTGCTGAGCTGGCCAGCGTCTGCCCGGTGAGTCGTCCGGCGGAGGCTCTGGATGGGCAGATCGCTGGAGTCTATTATCTCGACGATATTATCAGCGAACCTCTGGCCTACGAGGATGGCGCGGTGCTGGTTCCGCAGAGGCCGGGCCTGGGGGTGCAGGTTGATGAGCGCAAGCTGGCGAAGTATGCCGTGGCGCTCTGA
- a CDS encoding VOC family protein — MATIRGVSHLLLQTSDLARAERFYVEVLGFHVRERTTFRDGRPLVVMHEGLGLTELTEEGKRLRQEAGQSLEHVAFRVENIAQLEHELRAAGVKIVDGPKPTAYGTSLYFLDPDGVRIECHD; from the coding sequence ATGGCGACGATTCGCGGAGTCTCCCATCTCTTGTTGCAGACCAGCGATCTGGCCCGCGCTGAGCGCTTCTATGTGGAGGTGCTCGGCTTCCATGTGCGCGAGCGCACGACCTTCCGCGATGGGCGCCCGCTGGTGGTCATGCACGAGGGGCTGGGCCTGACCGAGCTGACCGAGGAGGGGAAGCGTCTCCGCCAGGAAGCGGGCCAGAGTTTAGAGCATGTGGCTTTTCGCGTCGAGAATATCGCTCAGCTTGAGCACGAGCTGCGCGCCGCTGGGGTGAAGATTGTCGATGGACCCAAGCCAACCGCTTACGGGACTTCGCTCTATTTTCTCGACCCCGACGGCGTCCGCATCGAGTGCCACGATTAG
- a CDS encoding M24 family metallopeptidase: protein MSSEIIVRQRAAMQERGLDALVIASPENIAYTADVVVPSQTIVRHRLVYCLVPLQGEPEIIVVDIEESFVRGTASIASVIAYNEFTEDPTRLLAERLRAAGLAQGRIGLELTAIAQKSYETLREALPRATFVASDALLSELRMIKTPGELAKLRAVGKAAERAARQAFEQARVGMTEMELGQLITDAYLANGGDRLTMLVVGAGERSGLANAAPTRRPLRGGDLVRIDVIGTGQCYYSDVARTAVVGKASEEQLRTWSHMVEARKAALDGIRPGQSTRALYQRYAAQMERWGLPPIKFLGHGLGLTLHEEPYLGPYTDITLQPGMVLCIEPLCWYPDRWGVQYEDELIVTEDGYELITDQYDASELFVIPA from the coding sequence ATGTCCAGCGAGATTATTGTCAGGCAGCGCGCCGCCATGCAGGAGCGCGGGCTAGACGCACTGGTCATTGCCTCGCCCGAGAACATCGCTTATACAGCGGATGTTGTCGTACCATCGCAGACCATTGTGCGCCATCGCCTGGTCTACTGTCTGGTGCCACTGCAGGGCGAACCTGAAATCATTGTCGTTGATATCGAGGAGAGCTTTGTCAGAGGCACAGCCTCGATTGCTTCGGTCATAGCCTACAACGAATTTACCGAAGATCCTACGCGCCTGTTAGCCGAGCGTTTGCGCGCCGCCGGTCTGGCTCAAGGGCGCATCGGTCTTGAACTTACCGCCATCGCGCAGAAGAGCTACGAAACACTGCGCGAGGCCCTGCCACGGGCGACGTTTGTGGCCAGCGACGCGCTGCTGAGCGAGTTGCGGATGATCAAGACGCCGGGGGAGCTGGCGAAGTTGCGCGCTGTTGGCAAGGCGGCGGAGCGGGCGGCCCGTCAGGCTTTCGAGCAGGCGCGCGTCGGTATGACTGAGATGGAGCTGGGCCAGTTGATCACCGACGCCTATCTGGCCAACGGCGGCGATCGTCTGACGATGCTGGTCGTCGGCGCAGGCGAGCGCAGTGGTCTGGCCAATGCGGCTCCGACGCGCCGTCCTCTGCGCGGCGGCGACCTGGTACGCATCGATGTCATTGGCACCGGCCAGTGCTACTATTCCGATGTGGCGCGGACCGCTGTCGTCGGGAAGGCCAGTGAGGAGCAGCTACGTACCTGGTCGCATATGGTGGAGGCCCGCAAGGCTGCTCTCGATGGTATTCGTCCCGGCCAGAGTACGCGCGCCCTCTACCAGCGCTACGCGGCCCAGATGGAGCGCTGGGGTCTCCCTCCGATCAAATTCCTTGGGCATGGTCTGGGCCTGACCCTCCACGAGGAGCCGTATCTTGGCCCCTATACCGATATCACCTTGCAGCCGGGCATGGTCCTTTGCATCGAGCCGCTCTGCTGGTATCCCGATCGCTGGGGCGTGCAATACGAGGATGAGCTGATCGTGACGGAGGACGGCTACGAGCTGATTACGGATCAGTATGATGCTTCGGAGCTGTTCGTGATCCCCGCTTGA
- a CDS encoding FadR/GntR family transcriptional regulator, translating into MSKTEAEAAIRPLHLSTARSSAAEQLRQLIEGGHFAPGDRLPSERKLAELLGVSRTMVREAISTLEAIGLIEVRHGSGSYVTAEVPQHSVSAMWSAWYIAHRQDLIHLLQVREALESKAAALAAQRARPALVMRLRKILERMRSAGEQGQIDEVSALDSEFHSAIVKASENPILIQLLLSLNAVLDNDRLVVFSLPDRLQRSLHDHECIIRAIEERDPLAAQAALHEHFESVLKDVESPRRQAQAGSAHSQDQEGSQSKSTVPEPVPVTGGREPCQS; encoded by the coding sequence ATGAGTAAAACTGAAGCGGAAGCGGCTATCAGGCCACTTCATTTGTCCACCGCGCGCAGCAGCGCAGCCGAGCAGTTACGGCAACTGATCGAGGGCGGCCATTTTGCCCCTGGCGATCGCTTGCCCAGTGAGCGCAAGCTGGCGGAGTTGCTGGGTGTCAGCCGCACAATGGTGCGCGAGGCTATCAGTACTCTGGAGGCCATCGGCCTCATCGAGGTGCGCCACGGCAGTGGCAGCTATGTGACCGCGGAAGTGCCTCAACACAGCGTCTCTGCCATGTGGAGTGCCTGGTACATCGCCCATCGTCAGGACTTGATTCACCTGCTCCAGGTACGGGAGGCCCTGGAGAGCAAGGCCGCCGCGTTGGCCGCGCAGCGGGCGCGTCCGGCACTGGTCATGCGGCTGCGCAAAATTCTGGAAAGGATGCGCAGCGCCGGAGAGCAAGGCCAGATCGATGAGGTCTCCGCTCTCGATAGCGAGTTTCACAGCGCTATTGTCAAGGCAAGCGAAAATCCGATCCTCATTCAACTGCTACTGTCGCTCAACGCTGTACTCGATAACGATCGGCTGGTCGTTTTCAGTCTGCCCGACCGTCTCCAGCGCTCGCTGCACGACCACGAGTGCATCATTCGGGCAATCGAGGAGCGTGATCCTCTGGCGGCTCAGGCCGCGCTCCACGAGCACTTTGAGAGTGTCTTGAAGGATGTTGAGTCGCCACGACGGCAGGCTCAGGCTGGTAGCGCGCATAGCCAGGACCAGGAAGGGTCTCAGTCGAAGTCGACGGTCCCTGAGCCTGTTCCGGTCACAGGAGGGCGAGAGCCATGCCAGTCGTGA
- a CDS encoding DUF2118 domain-containing protein, translating to MAETIAMPKWGLTMEEGTIVEWMVGEGDTVQKGDVLAVVETEKTSVELTSPFSGVVARVLVADGETVPVGTPLLILASSQEEAAQLR from the coding sequence ATGGCAGAAACCATTGCCATGCCGAAGTGGGGCCTGACGATGGAAGAGGGGACCATCGTCGAGTGGATGGTCGGCGAGGGCGATACGGTCCAGAAAGGGGATGTGCTGGCAGTCGTGGAGACCGAGAAGACCTCTGTCGAGCTGACATCGCCTTTTAGCGGCGTGGTGGCCCGCGTCCTGGTGGCCGATGGGGAGACGGTCCCGGTGGGCACGCCGCTGCTGATCCTGGCCAGCAGCCAGGAGGAGGCCGCTCAGCTCCGCTGA